The following coding sequences lie in one Methylosinus sp. PW1 genomic window:
- a CDS encoding beta-ketoacyl synthase — protein sequence MAASSGGVGERRVVISGMGAVSAAGVGAAALWTAARDGVSQIRPLVTEYPYDGRIRIAAQVPGFDPSQYLEKALLTFCDPFTQFTLVAADEAVAQAGFAREELSGPRVGVIVGSGIGGMTTIDNGLRHYYQERIRPDPFSVPRLIPSAAPTTLGMRYSANGPTFALGSACSSASQAVGLGAQMIRFGLMDRAIVGGAEACVINGTIRAWEGLRVMTPDFCRPFSMGRNGMSLGEGAAVFVLETLESAQKRGHAPLCELAGYGTTSDAKDFVRPDLDGMIGAMQAALADAGLGPEAIDYLNAHGTATHANDVTEAAAIGRVFGERAAHLPVSSTKPIHGHALGASAGLELALTIRALQEQIAPPTINFLGFDPRCPIDAVPNEARRVEIRTAMSNSFAFGGINAALIVRALAGEA from the coding sequence ATGGCCGCTTCGTCCGGGGGCGTCGGCGAGCGTCGGGTGGTGATTTCGGGCATGGGCGCCGTCTCGGCGGCGGGCGTCGGCGCCGCGGCGCTGTGGACGGCGGCCCGAGACGGCGTCTCGCAAATCCGGCCGCTCGTGACCGAATATCCCTATGACGGCCGCATCAGGATCGCGGCGCAGGTTCCCGGCTTCGATCCGTCGCAATATCTCGAGAAGGCGCTTCTCACCTTCTGCGATCCTTTCACGCAATTCACGCTGGTCGCCGCCGATGAGGCGGTCGCTCAGGCCGGCTTTGCGCGCGAGGAGCTCTCCGGCCCGCGCGTCGGCGTCATCGTCGGCTCCGGCATCGGCGGGATGACGACGATCGACAATGGCCTGCGCCATTACTATCAGGAGCGCATCAGGCCCGATCCGTTCAGCGTCCCGCGCCTCATTCCGAGCGCTGCGCCGACGACGCTCGGCATGCGCTATTCCGCCAATGGACCGACTTTCGCGCTCGGCAGCGCCTGCTCCTCGGCGAGCCAGGCGGTGGGGCTCGGCGCGCAGATGATCCGCTTCGGCCTCATGGACCGCGCCATTGTCGGCGGCGCCGAGGCCTGCGTCATCAACGGCACCATCCGCGCCTGGGAAGGGCTGCGCGTGATGACGCCGGATTTCTGCCGGCCCTTCTCCATGGGCCGCAATGGCATGAGCCTCGGCGAAGGCGCCGCGGTCTTCGTGCTGGAGACGCTGGAATCGGCGCAAAAGCGCGGCCATGCGCCGCTCTGCGAGCTCGCCGGCTATGGCACGACGAGCGACGCCAAGGATTTCGTGCGTCCCGATCTCGACGGAATGATCGGCGCGATGCAGGCGGCCCTCGCCGACGCCGGGCTCGGCCCGGAGGCGATCGACTATCTCAACGCCCATGGCACGGCGACCCACGCCAATGACGTCACCGAGGCGGCCGCCATCGGCCGCGTGTTCGGCGAGCGCGCGGCGCATCTGCCGGTCTCCTCCACCAAGCCGATCCACGGCCACGCTCTGGGCGCTAGCGCCGGGCTCGAGCTGGCGCTGACGATCCGCGCGCTGCAGGAGCAGATCGCGCCGCCGACCATCAATTTCCTCGGCTTCGATCCGCGCTGCCCGATCGACGCCGTGCCCAATGAGGCGCGCCGCGTCGAGATTCGCACCGCAATGTCCAACTCCTTCGCCTTCGGCGGGATCAACGCGGCGCTGATCGTGCGCGCGCTCGCGGGAGAGGCCTAG
- a CDS encoding acyl carrier protein, which produces MAEDPQDKAKLVEEIIEVIAKEGMIDRTKVTPDATIESLGLKSVDIVMILTALEEKFNVYIPMDGALQDAKNVEGLIDAIAEYVSKEREKQ; this is translated from the coding sequence GTGGCTGAAGATCCGCAGGATAAGGCCAAGCTCGTCGAAGAGATCATCGAGGTCATCGCCAAGGAAGGCATGATCGACCGCACGAAGGTCACGCCCGATGCGACGATCGAGAGCCTCGGCCTCAAATCGGTCGATATCGTCATGATTCTCACGGCGCTCGAGGAAAAGTTCAACGTCTATATCCCGATGGATGGCGCGCTTCAGGACGCCAAGAATGTCGAGGGATTGATCGACGCCATCGCCGAATATGTGTCGAAAGAGAGAGAGAAACAATAA
- a CDS encoding methylmalonyl-CoA mutase family protein: MSLQDAPLAGVFPPGNEEGWRKIVDRALKGASFDRLISKTYDGVEISPLYPRATAPGPRALRAAAGRWSILARVDVSGPDAANALALGDLEGGADGLHIVFAGAQGAYGTGLADDGEEALAHVFDKIRFDYGIPALVEFSPAAPKAADTLLRILDRAHIEPSITRLSFGLDPLGAKALHGFSPAPWGEESKSFAARAKSLAAAGYRFGTVAADARVIHAAGGTEAQELGFALAAALAYLRALEAGGVALDEARALLAFRLAADADEFVTIAKFRALRRLFARMEEACGLAPAPIFVHAETAWRMMTRRDPWTNLLRATLASFGAAVGGADAVTVLPFTQALGAPDDFARRLARDTQLVLQDESHIYAVDDPASGSGGMEALTEALCERGWAEFQSLEAEGGLAAALEKGSFQGRIAEVAGKRAQNVARSRDKITGSNAFPDIGEAPVATLAPFDGSLAEAPAPAGALKSPPLRPRRLAEPFETLRDRSDVAAAKGARPRIFLANLGAVAVFTARANFAKNFFEAGGIEAVFGEEGADVAAAFRASGAKLACICSSDAIYAEKAVEAARDLTAAGARVYLAGRPGELEAALRAAGVAEFIYAGGDMFDTLQRAFEEAG; this comes from the coding sequence ATGAGTTTGCAAGACGCGCCGCTGGCCGGCGTTTTTCCACCGGGAAACGAGGAGGGCTGGCGCAAAATCGTCGACCGGGCGCTCAAGGGCGCGTCCTTCGACCGGCTGATATCCAAGACCTATGACGGGGTGGAGATATCCCCGCTCTATCCGCGCGCGACCGCGCCAGGCCCGCGCGCGCTGCGCGCTGCGGCCGGCCGCTGGTCCATTTTGGCGCGGGTCGACGTTTCCGGCCCCGACGCCGCCAACGCCCTCGCGCTCGGCGATCTCGAGGGCGGCGCCGACGGCTTGCACATCGTCTTCGCCGGCGCCCAGGGCGCCTATGGGACGGGCCTCGCCGACGACGGCGAGGAGGCGCTCGCCCATGTCTTCGACAAGATCCGCTTCGACTACGGAATTCCCGCGCTGGTGGAGTTTTCCCCAGCCGCGCCGAAAGCGGCGGACACGCTGCTGCGCATCCTCGACCGCGCCCATATAGAGCCGAGCATCACGCGCCTCTCCTTCGGGCTCGATCCGCTCGGCGCCAAGGCGCTGCACGGCTTTTCCCCCGCGCCTTGGGGCGAGGAGAGCAAATCCTTCGCGGCGCGCGCCAAGAGCCTCGCGGCCGCCGGCTATCGTTTCGGGACCGTCGCCGCCGACGCCCGCGTGATCCATGCCGCCGGCGGCACGGAGGCGCAGGAGCTCGGCTTCGCGCTCGCCGCCGCGCTCGCCTATTTGCGCGCCCTCGAGGCGGGCGGCGTCGCGCTCGACGAAGCGCGCGCGCTGCTCGCCTTCCGTCTCGCGGCGGACGCCGATGAATTCGTCACCATCGCCAAGTTCCGCGCGCTGCGGCGCCTGTTCGCCCGCATGGAGGAGGCTTGCGGCCTCGCGCCGGCGCCGATCTTCGTCCATGCCGAGACCGCGTGGCGCATGATGACGCGGCGCGATCCCTGGACCAATCTCTTGCGCGCCACGCTCGCCTCTTTCGGCGCGGCGGTCGGCGGCGCCGATGCCGTGACCGTTCTGCCCTTCACCCAGGCGCTCGGCGCCCCGGATGATTTCGCCCGTCGCCTCGCGCGTGACACGCAGCTGGTGCTGCAGGACGAATCGCACATCTATGCGGTGGACGATCCGGCGAGCGGCTCCGGCGGCATGGAGGCGCTGACCGAGGCGCTGTGCGAGCGCGGCTGGGCCGAGTTCCAGAGCCTCGAGGCCGAGGGCGGTCTCGCCGCGGCTCTGGAGAAAGGCTCCTTCCAGGGCCGCATCGCCGAGGTCGCCGGCAAGCGCGCGCAGAATGTCGCGCGCTCGCGCGACAAGATCACCGGCTCCAACGCTTTTCCCGATATCGGCGAAGCGCCGGTGGCGACGCTGGCGCCTTTCGACGGCTCGCTCGCCGAGGCGCCCGCGCCGGCCGGCGCGCTGAAATCGCCGCCTCTGCGGCCGCGTCGTCTCGCCGAGCCTTTCGAGACGCTGCGCGATCGTTCCGACGTCGCAGCGGCGAAGGGCGCGCGGCCGCGCATCTTCCTCGCCAATCTCGGCGCGGTGGCCGTGTTCACGGCGCGCGCCAATTTCGCCAAGAATTTTTTCGAGGCGGGCGGCATAGAGGCGGTGTTCGGCGAGGAGGGCGCGGATGTCGCGGCGGCCTTCCGCGCGAGCGGCGCGAAGCTCGCATGCATTTGCTCGTCCGACGCGATTTATGCGGAAAAAGCGGTCGAGGCGGCGCGCGATCTCACCGCCGCCGGGGCGCGGGTCTATCTCGCCGGCCGGCCGGGAGAGCTCGAGGCGGCGCTCAGAGCGGCTGGCGTTGCAGAGTTTATTTACGCTGGCGGCGATATGTTCGACACGCTGCAGCGTGCGTTCGAGGAGGCCGGGTGA
- a CDS encoding DUF1796 family putative cysteine peptidase — MPRSSKEFEAVVSLGGLCQVAYQIEQRYGFRVSSPFDWLVTPLESIAKILSDDGALFGKSVRVEDSGRLTICNGYNIAYHHDYPKGDKNFVHLTPEAMKASRDKMLHKYAKFARLLEQGKRTLFVRLAGHHESAFPLPYVIDPRPTTTNDLNALCAALSARFPDLPFAIAFVTFKGITKVDVDHSDLDARVQLFQISDFDSNDWAGDTSAWAPIFDSFEVNVSEDVEQSRQFVGDKRDEEALL; from the coding sequence ATGCCGCGCAGTTCGAAAGAGTTCGAGGCCGTCGTCAGTCTTGGCGGCCTCTGCCAAGTTGCTTATCAGATCGAGCAAAGATATGGGTTTAGAGTAAGCAGCCCGTTCGATTGGCTTGTTACACCTCTTGAATCCATCGCAAAAATACTTTCCGATGACGGCGCTTTATTTGGCAAGAGTGTCAGAGTCGAAGACAGCGGCCGTTTGACGATATGCAACGGCTACAATATCGCGTACCATCACGACTACCCGAAAGGGGACAAAAATTTCGTCCACCTTACCCCAGAGGCTATGAAAGCCTCTCGTGATAAGATGCTTCACAAGTACGCTAAATTTGCCCGGCTTCTCGAGCAAGGCAAGAGGACTCTATTTGTCCGCCTCGCCGGTCATCACGAAAGCGCCTTCCCCCTCCCCTATGTCATCGATCCTAGGCCGACCACGACAAATGATCTCAATGCGCTTTGCGCCGCATTAAGCGCTCGTTTCCCTGACCTGCCGTTCGCTATCGCATTCGTCACTTTCAAAGGAATTACAAAGGTCGATGTTGATCACTCTGACCTAGACGCTCGTGTCCAACTGTTTCAAATCAGCGATTTCGACTCCAATGATTGGGCTGGGGATACCTCCGCTTGGGCTCCAATATTCGACTCGTTCGAGGTCAACGTGTCGGAGGATGTGGAGCAGTCCAGACAATTCGTTGGCGATAAGCGCGACGAAGAAGCGCTTTTATAG
- a CDS encoding FkbM family methyltransferase, translated as MTHCSAVGRKTGTARFADDQTASAANHLTLNGEGTEVAVTTVDDFAVHLPSVDFIKVDVEGFEIDVLEGAVETIFKHRPIFFLEYNHFAIVNNNRSKPELFLQRAFELLGPLGIVEPLTGEVKRLPANAHDALTQLNAVSKTEFDVFDLVNVAT; from the coding sequence CTGACTCACTGTAGCGCGGTCGGGCGTAAAACGGGGACCGCGCGGTTCGCCGACGATCAGACTGCCTCAGCAGCCAACCACCTGACACTCAATGGCGAAGGTACCGAGGTCGCGGTGACGACGGTTGATGATTTCGCTGTACACCTTCCTTCGGTGGACTTCATTAAAGTCGACGTCGAAGGTTTCGAGATCGACGTCCTAGAGGGCGCAGTCGAGACCATTTTCAAACATCGGCCGATCTTCTTCCTGGAGTACAACCACTTTGCGATTGTCAATAACAATCGGTCAAAGCCCGAGCTATTTCTGCAGCGGGCGTTTGAATTGCTCGGCCCCCTCGGGATTGTTGAGCCGCTGACCGGTGAGGTGAAGCGTTTGCCCGCGAACGCGCATGATGCGCTCACGCAACTCAATGCGGTTTCGAAAACGGAATTCGACGTATTTGATCTCGTCAACGTGGCTACGTGA
- a CDS encoding L,D-transpeptidase family protein: MSVLALAGAGTQAAIAAGDAYDGQAEWAQRYDADPRLTVSRSTTPILSTQTVAATEAAMAQLQEIVARGGWPMVPAGQQLRLGSNGPAVSALRRRLIVSGDIGAEAGVSPVFDSYVEAAVRRFQARHGVNATGVVSTQTFAALNVSAELRLRQLETNLVRLRSFSRDLGNRYVTANIPAATVETVENGAVVTHHTAGVGKIDRQSPVMQTKAIQVNFNPFWTVPASVIRKDLIPKMQADSNYLSDNHIRVYNKEGVELSPQQINWNSLEALNYKFRQDTGGDFNSLGVVRIDIANPYGVYMHDTPAKGIFGDDFRFVSSGCIRLQNVRDYVAWLLKETPGWDRDHIDEAIRSGERIDVKISPAVPVYWVYVTAWATPDGVMQFREDIYQRDGLGLTASIPQQSAPAPTPVASRQASRSPQLLPVFGEEEN; encoded by the coding sequence TTGAGCGTTCTCGCTCTCGCCGGCGCCGGGACGCAGGCGGCGATCGCCGCGGGCGACGCCTATGACGGCCAGGCCGAATGGGCGCAGCGCTATGACGCCGACCCGAGACTGACCGTCTCGCGCTCGACGACGCCCATCCTCTCCACGCAGACCGTGGCCGCGACCGAAGCGGCCATGGCGCAGCTGCAGGAAATCGTCGCGCGCGGCGGCTGGCCCATGGTGCCGGCCGGCCAGCAGCTGCGGCTCGGCTCCAACGGCCCCGCCGTCTCGGCGCTGCGCCGCCGGCTCATCGTCTCGGGCGACATCGGCGCCGAGGCCGGCGTGAGCCCCGTCTTCGACTCTTACGTGGAAGCCGCGGTGCGCCGCTTCCAGGCGCGCCACGGCGTCAACGCCACGGGCGTCGTCTCGACGCAGACCTTCGCCGCGCTCAATGTCTCCGCCGAGCTGCGCCTGCGCCAGCTCGAGACCAATCTCGTGCGCCTGCGCAGCTTCTCGCGCGATCTCGGCAATCGCTATGTCACGGCCAACATCCCCGCCGCCACTGTGGAGACGGTGGAGAACGGCGCCGTCGTCACCCATCACACGGCCGGCGTCGGCAAGATCGACCGCCAGTCTCCGGTGATGCAGACCAAGGCGATCCAGGTCAATTTCAACCCGTTCTGGACCGTGCCCGCCTCCGTCATCCGCAAGGATCTGATCCCCAAGATGCAGGCGGACTCCAACTATCTCTCGGACAATCACATCCGCGTCTACAATAAGGAGGGCGTCGAGCTCTCCCCGCAGCAGATCAACTGGAACTCGCTCGAGGCGCTGAACTACAAGTTCCGCCAGGACACGGGCGGCGATTTCAACTCGCTCGGCGTGGTGCGCATCGACATCGCCAATCCTTACGGCGTCTATATGCACGACACGCCGGCCAAGGGCATTTTCGGCGACGACTTCCGCTTCGTGTCCTCCGGCTGCATCCGCCTGCAGAATGTGCGCGACTATGTCGCCTGGCTGCTGAAGGAGACGCCCGGCTGGGACCGCGATCATATCGACGAGGCGATCCGCTCCGGCGAGCGCATCGATGTGAAGATTTCCCCCGCCGTGCCGGTCTATTGGGTCTATGTCACCGCCTGGGCGACGCCCGACGGGGTGATGCAGTTCCGCGAGGACATTTATCAGCGCGACGGCCTCGGCCTCACCGCCTCCATCCCGCAGCAATCGGCCCCCGCCCCGACGCCCGTGGCGTCCCGGCAGGCCTCCCGCTCGCCGCAGCTGCTGCCGGTGTTCGGCGAGGAAGAGAACTGA
- a CDS encoding sigma-70 family RNA polymerase sigma factor, which yields MRAAVAGDSGAYKRLLLSLTPTLRGVARRDCARLGLDVGEAEDIVQETLLAIHLKRDTWDMDRPIGPWIMTIARNKLIDTRRRRGAKSPLPIDDAFDLAAPEAADDGVDRQDVDRLLGGLGERQRDLVRFLSIDGHSVKEAAERYRMSEGAVRVALHRAIKALAALYRRGEK from the coding sequence ATGCGCGCCGCCGTCGCAGGCGATTCGGGCGCCTATAAGAGGCTGCTGCTGTCGCTGACGCCGACGCTGCGCGGCGTCGCGCGGCGCGATTGCGCGCGGCTCGGCCTCGATGTCGGCGAGGCCGAGGATATCGTGCAGGAGACGCTGCTCGCCATTCATTTGAAGCGCGACACTTGGGATATGGACCGGCCGATCGGCCCATGGATCATGACCATAGCGCGCAACAAGCTGATCGACACGCGCCGTCGCCGCGGCGCCAAATCGCCGCTGCCGATCGACGACGCCTTCGATCTCGCGGCGCCCGAGGCGGCGGACGATGGCGTCGATCGGCAGGATGTCGATCGTCTGCTCGGCGGGCTCGGCGAGCGTCAGCGCGATCTGGTGCGCTTCCTCTCGATCGACGGACATTCGGTGAAGGAGGCGGCCGAGCGCTATCGAATGAGCGAGGGCGCGGTGCGCGTCGCTCTGCATCGCGCGATCAAGGCTCTGGCGGCGCTCTATCGGAGGGGCGAGAAATGA
- a CDS encoding NrsF family protein, whose product MRTEELIGALVADHSLSRFRFAQIFAGALVAAAIVAGAALLGFIGVRADLDEAMGTLRFLAKFAVTLGLLAAGAGLLRRLATPGVEPGYWRFAPLLALLALLLAVGLELIAAPASSWGARLVGHNARACVLLIPLIATGPLAILMLALRRGAPSRPALAGAVAGLVAGALAASFYATHCTDDSPLFVAVWYSLAIGIVTLAGAALGARLLRW is encoded by the coding sequence ATGAGAACGGAAGAGCTGATCGGCGCGCTCGTCGCGGACCATTCACTGTCACGCTTTCGCTTCGCGCAGATTTTTGCCGGCGCGCTCGTCGCCGCCGCCATCGTCGCCGGAGCGGCGCTCCTCGGCTTCATCGGCGTGCGGGCCGATCTCGACGAGGCGATGGGCACGCTGCGCTTTCTCGCCAAATTCGCGGTGACGCTCGGCCTGCTCGCCGCCGGAGCCGGCCTGCTGCGCCGGCTCGCCACGCCGGGCGTCGAGCCCGGCTATTGGCGTTTCGCGCCTTTGCTGGCGCTGCTGGCGCTGCTCCTCGCGGTCGGCCTCGAGCTCATCGCCGCGCCGGCGAGCAGCTGGGGCGCGCGGCTCGTCGGCCACAACGCCCGCGCCTGCGTCCTGCTCATTCCGCTGATCGCGACGGGGCCGCTCGCCATTCTCATGCTGGCGCTGCGGCGCGGCGCGCCCAGCCGGCCAGCGCTGGCCGGGGCGGTCGCCGGCCTCGTCGCCGGCGCGCTGGCGGCGAGCTTCTACGCCACGCATTGCACCGACGACAGCCCGCTCTTTGTCGCCGTCTGGTATTCGCTGGCCATCGGCATCGTCACGCTCGCTGGAGCGGCGCTCGGCGCCCGATTGCTGAGATGGTGA
- a CDS encoding TlyA family RNA methyltransferase translates to MVSAQGPLRADVALCERGFFESRAKAREAILAGLVEADGRRIAKPSQLVAPGAEIVARAPHPYVSRGGVKLAHALEAFAIDAQDRYCLDVGASTGGFTDALLRAGARHVVAVDVGHDQLHERLRRDARVTSLEGQDARALTREHLAEAPSLIVIDASFISLALVLPPVLPLAAEGASLLALVKPQFEAGRRAGKKGVVRDEAIHAEVCARISTEVEALAWPVLGVIASPIEGGDGNREFLLHARRA, encoded by the coding sequence ATGGTGAGCGCGCAGGGGCCGCTCCGCGCCGATGTGGCTTTGTGCGAGCGGGGCTTTTTCGAGAGTCGGGCCAAGGCGCGCGAGGCGATACTCGCGGGCCTCGTCGAGGCGGATGGCCGCAGGATCGCCAAGCCTTCGCAGCTCGTCGCGCCCGGCGCGGAGATCGTCGCCCGGGCGCCGCATCCTTACGTCTCGCGCGGCGGCGTCAAGCTCGCCCATGCGCTGGAGGCTTTCGCCATCGATGCGCAGGACCGCTATTGCCTCGATGTCGGCGCCTCGACCGGCGGCTTCACCGACGCGCTGCTGCGCGCCGGCGCGCGCCATGTCGTGGCGGTGGATGTCGGCCACGATCAATTGCACGAGCGGCTGCGGCGCGATGCGCGCGTCACCTCGCTGGAGGGACAGGATGCGCGCGCTTTGACGCGAGAGCATCTGGCGGAGGCGCCGTCGCTGATCGTGATCGACGCCAGCTTCATCTCGCTGGCGCTGGTGCTGCCGCCGGTGCTGCCGCTCGCGGCCGAGGGCGCGAGCCTGCTGGCTCTGGTCAAGCCGCAATTCGAGGCCGGCCGTAGGGCGGGCAAAAAAGGCGTCGTGCGCGACGAGGCCATCCACGCCGAGGTCTGCGCGCGCATTTCCACGGAGGTCGAGGCTTTGGCCTGGCCTGTGCTCGGCGTCATCGCCTCGCCGATCGAGGGCGGCGACGGCAATCGCGAATTTCTCCTCCATGCGCGGCGGGCCTGA
- a CDS encoding class I SAM-dependent RNA methyltransferase → MLQRLVIERLGHKGEGVARTGEGLVFAAFSLPGETVLAEVEGERARVVDILEPSPDRIEAFCPHYGVCGGCAVQSLAAPAYAQWKRSLAETALRNAGLDWPVEPLIDAHGAGRRRVTFHARYEKGVARVGFMRARSHDLVEIDACPLLEPRLAGAPAAARALAQALAGRGKPLDLAVTAATGGLDIDIRGAGELEERETLALLELAETLDLARLANHGRLVTLRLPPGVMIDKTQVLPPPGAFLQATAEGEAAIARLVAQGVGEKAKRVADLFCGVGAFALRLAAQAQVTAIDSDVAAVEALDRAARTARGLRPIIAQARDLFRRPLDPLELSRFDAVVFDPPRAGALAQAEALAASTVRRIVAVSCDPQSFARDAAVLSKGGYAAKFITPIDQFRHSPHLELVALFERASEAAPRRRLLSR, encoded by the coding sequence ATGTTGCAAAGATTGGTCATCGAACGTCTCGGCCATAAGGGCGAGGGCGTCGCCCGCACCGGGGAGGGGCTGGTCTTCGCGGCTTTCTCTCTGCCGGGCGAGACGGTTCTCGCCGAGGTGGAGGGCGAGCGCGCCCGCGTCGTGGATATTCTCGAGCCCTCGCCGGATCGCATCGAGGCCTTCTGCCCGCATTACGGCGTTTGCGGCGGCTGCGCCGTGCAGAGCTTGGCCGCGCCCGCCTATGCGCAATGGAAGCGCAGCCTCGCCGAGACGGCGCTGCGCAACGCCGGGCTCGACTGGCCCGTCGAGCCGCTGATCGACGCCCATGGCGCAGGGCGCCGGCGCGTGACCTTTCATGCCCGCTACGAAAAGGGCGTGGCGCGCGTCGGCTTCATGCGCGCCCGCTCGCATGATCTCGTCGAGATCGACGCCTGCCCATTGCTCGAGCCGCGCCTCGCCGGCGCGCCAGCCGCGGCGCGGGCTCTGGCGCAGGCGCTCGCCGGGCGCGGCAAGCCGCTCGATCTCGCCGTGACCGCGGCGACCGGCGGCCTCGATATCGACATTCGCGGCGCCGGCGAGCTGGAGGAGCGCGAGACTCTGGCGCTGCTGGAGCTCGCCGAAACCCTCGATCTCGCCCGTCTCGCCAATCACGGGCGACTGGTGACGCTGCGTCTCCCGCCCGGCGTGATGATCGACAAGACGCAAGTCCTCCCGCCGCCCGGCGCCTTTCTGCAGGCGACGGCGGAGGGCGAGGCCGCCATCGCGCGCCTCGTCGCGCAGGGCGTCGGCGAGAAGGCCAAGCGCGTGGCCGATCTCTTCTGCGGCGTCGGCGCTTTCGCGCTGCGGCTCGCGGCGCAGGCGCAAGTGACGGCGATCGATTCGGATGTGGCCGCGGTGGAGGCGCTGGACCGCGCCGCCCGCACGGCGCGGGGGCTGCGGCCGATCATCGCCCAGGCGCGCGACCTCTTCCGCCGCCCGCTCGACCCTCTGGAGCTGAGCCGCTTCGACGCGGTCGTCTTCGATCCGCCGCGCGCCGGCGCGCTGGCGCAGGCCGAGGCGCTGGCCGCCTCCACCGTGCGCAGAATTGTCGCCGTCTCCTGCGATCCCCAGAGCTTCGCGCGCGACGCCGCTGTTTTGAGCAAGGGCGGATATGCCGCAAAATTCATCACGCCGATCGACCAATTTCGGCATTCGCCGCATCTCGAGCTGGTCGCTCTCTTCGAGCGGGCGTCCGAGGCGGCGCCGCGCCGGCGGCTATTGTCGCGCTGA
- a CDS encoding FAD-binding oxidoreductase — translation MAAYLREPRDAFFGRAPCIVRPRSAREVASVLALCNEASVGVVPQGGNTGLVGGQTPDDSGAQIVLSLQKLDRIREVDPASDTMTVEAGVILANVQAAAEAAGRYFPLSLAAEGSCTIGGNLATNAGGVHVIAYGTTRDLALGLEVALADGRLLNGLSKLRKDNTGYDLAHLFIGSEGTLGIITAATLKLFPLPRSRATAFVGLPDPRAALELLTLAKARAGSALVAFELIPRIGVEFTTRHIAGVRDPLAGAHGWYVLMELASPAESGVEELLTELLGEAMEQGIAEDAALAATLEQRAGLWKLRETLPEAQKPEGGSIKHDVSVPLESIPAFLEEASARVIAHAPGARPTPFGHMGDGNIHYNVSQPEGADRGAFLARRAEINEIVHGLVTKYAGSVSAEHGIGVLKRDLLRRVKDPVALELMRAIKSALDPKGILNPGKLL, via the coding sequence ATGGCCGCCTATCTCCGCGAGCCGCGCGACGCCTTTTTTGGACGGGCTCCTTGCATCGTCAGGCCGCGAAGCGCCCGCGAGGTCGCTTCCGTTCTCGCCCTCTGCAACGAGGCGAGCGTCGGCGTCGTTCCGCAGGGCGGCAATACAGGCCTCGTCGGCGGCCAGACGCCCGACGACAGCGGCGCGCAGATCGTGCTGTCGCTGCAAAAGCTCGACAGGATTCGCGAGGTCGATCCCGCTTCCGACACGATGACGGTCGAAGCCGGCGTCATTCTCGCCAATGTCCAGGCCGCAGCGGAGGCCGCCGGCCGCTATTTCCCCCTTTCACTCGCCGCCGAAGGCAGCTGCACCATCGGCGGCAATCTCGCCACCAACGCCGGCGGCGTGCATGTGATCGCCTATGGAACGACGCGCGATCTCGCGCTCGGGCTCGAGGTGGCGCTCGCCGATGGGCGGCTGCTCAACGGCCTCTCCAAGCTGCGCAAGGACAATACGGGCTATGATCTCGCCCATTTGTTCATCGGCTCGGAGGGGACGCTCGGAATCATCACCGCCGCGACGCTGAAGCTTTTTCCCCTGCCGCGCTCGCGCGCCACCGCTTTCGTCGGCCTTCCCGATCCGCGCGCGGCGCTGGAGCTGCTGACGCTCGCCAAGGCGCGAGCCGGCTCGGCGCTGGTCGCCTTCGAGCTGATTCCGCGCATCGGCGTCGAATTCACGACGCGCCATATCGCCGGCGTGCGCGATCCGCTCGCCGGCGCGCATGGCTGGTATGTGCTGATGGAGCTGGCCTCGCCCGCCGAGAGCGGCGTCGAGGAGCTGCTGACCGAATTGCTCGGCGAGGCGATGGAGCAGGGCATAGCAGAGGACGCCGCCCTCGCCGCGACGCTGGAGCAGCGCGCCGGCCTATGGAAGCTGCGCGAGACCCTGCCGGAAGCGCAAAAGCCCGAGGGCGGCTCGATCAAGCATGACGTCTCCGTGCCGCTGGAATCGATTCCGGCCTTTCTCGAGGAGGCGAGCGCGCGCGTCATCGCCCATGCGCCGGGCGCGCGGCCGACGCCCTTCGGCCATATGGGCGACGGCAACATCCACTATAATGTCTCGCAGCCCGAGGGCGCCGATCGCGGCGCCTTCCTCGCCCGCCGCGCGGAGATCAACGAGATCGTCCATGGGCTGGTGACGAAATATGCGGGCTCGGTCTCCGCCGAGCATGGAATCGGCGTGCTGAAGCGCGATCTGCTGCGCAGAGTGAAGGACCCGGTGGCGCTCGAGCTGATGCGCGCGATCAAATCCGCGCTCGACCCGAAGGGAATCCTCAATCCGGGGAAGCTTCTGTAG